The Saprospiraceae bacterium genomic interval CGCGGATTGAATCCGTTTTGAGTTTATAAATTTCTCCCGGATCCATGGGTTGATGCAGCAACAGAATCAATTCATTTGAGCGCTCTGTAAATTCTGCTGAAACGATGTCCTTTAAAGGAGACATGTGAAATATTCCAGGAAACCTGGTTGTTTCTGGATGAAGTTTTTCGTTAAAAATCAATTTGATTTCCCAAATACTCAGTGGAAATATATCTACCAGCTGTGGACCCCTGGTGTCAATTACTTCGCTGACCCAGGAATTCTCAAATCCGGGAGTCCCTCCCAGAGGATGTTTGCTGAATTTCCATGTAGTCTGCAAATCGCACAAAGATTTTTTTTGAATCCATTCCAATGCATACCCACCATCCGCTTTATCCTGATCGTTAAAATCATTTTCCGAATATTGGACCTGGTGAATCAATTCTCCCTGGTCATTTCTCAATTCAAGAAAATCGCCTGAATTGTTCAAGGAAGGCCATTTCTCAAGAGGAATGGTCTTACCAAATGCACGGAATGCATTTACATCAGCTATATTACATAAGATGGCAAACTCACCAGGAGCCAATAGGCTGTCTGGAAATTCCACCCAGGTATTTTCGTCAGAAATTGTGCAAGATTTCAGGTTTAGTAAATTGGCTGACCTGTTGTAAATTTCAATATATTCTGCATCGGGCAACATCCAGGCTGGAGAAGGATCTACCATCAATTCAGTAAATATCAGATCCAGATATTGAGGTTTATGACTATAATTCAATTGAAAATGGTAGGCTGCCCATAAAACTTCATTCCCAATGACATCTTTCACATTTTGATAAATCAGCGTATCAAACTTTAAACCAGAAATATCATTCTTATAAGTCAGCTTTAAACTTGAAGGATCAATCCATTCCAGATTTTCCGGTAATCCGTGAATCTGCAATTGATATTGGTTGATCGCGCTGCTGTAAAACGGATCAATTTCTTTGTCAAAAGAAAAGATCAGTGCTTTTTCGTCTGCGATTTGATGACCTGTAATCTTCGGCGATTGGCGATCCACACCTACCGAAATTTCGTCAAAATAAAAAGCAGTTTTACGGGATTCTGTATAGGTGCAATGGAGTCCAAAATAAAATAAAGAATCTGTAACCGGCCGACTGTAGCTAAACTCCTTAATATCGAGGTAATTTCCATTTTGCAAATCCTGAACGTAAATTTTCCAGAACTGATTTTGCAAATTGTAAATATGAAATCGTGCATAAAATGGTCCTTTTGCAAATAATTCCGGCAGTCCGGCATTCAAAAGAATTTTTCCATTTCCCTTCAGATGATAAATCTTCCAGCTGTCTTCACTTCCATTTTCTCCGATTTCCAAAACCAATGCTTCATTGGCTGGCCATTCATCTCGATCAGATTGAAGGAAAACTTCAAGTTTATTGGACACTGAAGGATCAAATTCCATTCGGACATCGAAAGTCCATCGAATGGAATCTGCATTTACTGCAGCTCTCCATATCGCCGATTTACCTGCTGATGCCGCGTTCAGTTGCAATTCATTCCTGGAGTTGACCACAAAGTTTTCCCGGTCGCCAGTCCAATCCTCATGAAATACAGAGTTGAAAGGATCTGACCATTGAGCAGTTAAATGCGCTGCTGCCCACAGCATTAGGATGCTTAGGATGTGTCTCATAATGCGAAGTTAATAATTATTTAGCTGGTCCTTGTATTTTAACTTTGCAAAAAATAAAAACATAAACATGCATCTAGCAGTTGTCGGAGTTACAGGATTGGTTGGTAAAACCATGCTCGAAGTGCTCAATGAAATGAATTTCAAGTTTGACCAATTGAGTTTAGTGGCCTCTGAAAGATCCGTAGGTAAAACGGTGCACTGGCAAGGGAAAGATCACATAGTTAAAAGTATGGAAGATGCCCTCCATTCAAAACCCGACATAGCCATCTTTTCAGCAGGCGGACAAACGTCCCTGGAGTGGGCACCAAAATTTGCCGAACGCGGAACGTTTGTTATTGATAATTCATCTGCCTGGAGGATGGATTCAAATTGCCCGCTGGTGGTTCCCGAAGTTAATCCAGAGTCCATTCTTGCTCATACACACATTATTGCAAACCCGAATTGTTCAACGATTCAAATGGTGGTTGCTCTTTTTCCACTTCACCAGGTTT includes:
- a CDS encoding lamin tail domain-containing protein; protein product: MRHILSILMLWAAAHLTAQWSDPFNSVFHEDWTGDRENFVVNSRNELQLNAASAGKSAIWRAAVNADSIRWTFDVRMEFDPSVSNKLEVFLQSDRDEWPANEALVLEIGENGSEDSWKIYHLKGNGKILLNAGLPELFAKGPFYARFHIYNLQNQFWKIYVQDLQNGNYLDIKEFSYSRPVTDSLFYFGLHCTYTESRKTAFYFDEISVGVDRQSPKITGHQIADEKALIFSFDKEIDPFYSSAINQYQLQIHGLPENLEWIDPSSLKLTYKNDISGLKFDTLIYQNVKDVIGNEVLWAAYHFQLNYSHKPQYLDLIFTELMVDPSPAWMLPDAEYIEIYNRSANLLNLKSCTISDENTWVEFPDSLLAPGEFAILCNIADVNAFRAFGKTIPLEKWPSLNNSGDFLELRNDQGELIHQVQYSENDFNDQDKADGGYALEWIQKKSLCDLQTTWKFSKHPLGGTPGFENSWVSEVIDTRGPQLVDIFPLSIWEIKLIFNEKLHPETTRFPGIFHMSPLKDIVSAEFTERSNELILLLHQPMDPGEIYKLKTDSIRDCHGNPTDFESPEIALGQDPKPGELVWSEILFNPYSLHYDFVEIFNKSSKYISLKNLSFSDGSESGKDYPLRFDEVLKPGEYQAFTVDVEDLISVYPTHNRYQILELDLPSLPDEGGKIVLNLNSGNEKTTIDSLYYSQDWHHPFVEDEEGKSLEKINMNLPSSKKASWTTAGHWEDFATPGLPNSQKTELKFDSSGVLYTLYTPRISPDGDGFEDQIQVGIHTSKPAYYCDISLYSLSGSLVNLIYQSEVYDGQIISWYGDDLQGNALPAGNYIMAISLLHPEGVKLSFKERISLLRR